The Novosphingobium kaempferiae genome includes a window with the following:
- a CDS encoding tyrosine recombinase — protein MLAAERGAAANTLAAYRRDLEAAREMLGDVASADADALEGLATAWGGLAASSLARRCSALRQFYGFLIDEGLRKDDPSGALPRPRTRRPLPRLLSHDEVERFLAQADEEAASGRSDAVRLLALLELLYGSGLRATELVSLPLAAVPRDAPFLHVTGKGGQQRMVPVSTRAQAVLSRWMAVRRGTSRFLFPSSGESGHLTRVRLFQLLRALAGRAGLDPERVSPHVLRHAFATHLLEGGADLRVLQMLLGHADIATTQIYTHVDSARLVALVNSRHPLATGQG, from the coding sequence ATGCTCGCCGCCGAGCGCGGTGCGGCGGCCAATACACTGGCTGCCTATCGCCGCGATCTGGAAGCCGCCCGCGAGATGCTGGGCGACGTCGCGAGCGCCGACGCGGATGCGCTTGAAGGCTTGGCCACCGCATGGGGCGGACTTGCCGCGTCCAGCCTTGCCCGGCGCTGCTCCGCACTGCGACAGTTCTACGGCTTCCTGATCGACGAGGGCTTGCGCAAGGATGACCCGTCCGGGGCACTGCCTCGTCCGCGCACACGTCGCCCATTGCCTCGCCTGCTCAGCCACGATGAGGTCGAGCGCTTTCTGGCGCAGGCCGACGAGGAGGCGGCGAGCGGCCGTTCGGACGCTGTGCGGCTGCTGGCGCTGCTCGAATTGCTTTATGGTTCCGGCTTGCGCGCCACCGAACTGGTTTCCCTGCCACTCGCCGCCGTGCCGAGGGACGCGCCGTTCCTCCACGTCACCGGCAAGGGCGGGCAGCAGCGGATGGTCCCGGTCAGCACCCGCGCTCAGGCCGTGCTCTCGCGCTGGATGGCGGTCAGGCGCGGCACCTCGCGCTTCCTGTTTCCTTCGAGCGGGGAGAGCGGGCACCTGACGCGTGTGCGGCTGTTCCAGTTGCTGCGCGCGCTGGCGGGCAGGGCGGGGCTCGATCCCGAGCGCGTCTCGCCGCACGTCCTGCGCCATGCCTTCGCGACGCATCTGCTGGAAGGCGGAGCGGACTTGCGCGTGTTGCAGATGCTGCTTGGCCACGCCGACATCGCAACGACGCAGATCTATACGCATGTCGACAGCGCGCGCCTCGTCGCGCTGGTCAATTCGCGGCATCCGCTGGCGACGGGACAGGGTTGA
- a CDS encoding shikimate kinase has protein sequence MDVQQTRFSAQEIATLARRIDRPIVLVGMMGVGKSSVGKRLASLLDCPFVDADDEIERSAQMTIPEMFDAYGEQYFRDGERRVIARLLTESVEAKRRIVIATGGGAFVNPETRALILDKAITVWLDSEVDTLVERTARKDNRPLLRDGDPREILGKLREERAVHYAQAPIHVVSGSGPHVQTINKVLHGISQWL, from the coding sequence ATGGACGTTCAACAAACCCGGTTTTCCGCGCAGGAAATTGCGACGCTCGCCCGCCGTATCGACCGGCCCATCGTTCTGGTGGGCATGATGGGCGTCGGCAAGTCCAGCGTGGGCAAGCGGCTCGCCAGTCTGCTCGACTGTCCCTTCGTCGATGCCGACGACGAGATCGAGCGCTCCGCGCAGATGACGATCCCCGAGATGTTCGACGCTTATGGCGAACAATACTTCCGCGACGGCGAGCGCCGCGTGATCGCGCGTCTCCTGACGGAAAGCGTCGAGGCGAAACGCCGCATCGTCATCGCCACTGGTGGCGGCGCCTTCGTCAATCCGGAAACCCGCGCGCTGATCCTCGACAAGGCGATCACCGTATGGCTCGACAGCGAGGTGGATACTCTCGTCGAGCGGACCGCGCGCAAGGACAACCGTCCGCTCCTGCGTGACGGCGACCCGCGCGAAATCCTCGGCAAACTGCGTGAGGAGCGCGCCGTCCACTACGCGCAGGCGCCGATTCATGTGGTCAGCGGCAGTGGGCCGCACGTCCAGACGATCAACAAGGTTCTTCACGGAATATCCCAATGGCTGTGA
- the aroB gene encoding 3-dehydroquinate synthase: MAVIPVDIAGHPYEVRVGAGLLAELAPNCRGKLRKRGVPIVTDANVHAAWGAIVEKSLRDNGHEPHWRILAPGEQTKSWEELAATVNWLLDLEVERGDHIIALGGGVIGDLTGFCASVLKRGCHFIQVPTTLLAQVDSSVGGKTAINTPAGKNLVGAFHQPSLVLADLSALETLPERDLLAGYAEVVKYGLIDDADFFAWCDANAGAMLAGDGALREYAVAHSVASKARIVAEDEFETTGRRALLNLGHTFGHALEAETGFSSRLLHGEGVALGMVLAARYSARRGLMPTVSAEHVAQHIGDIGLPASLRALGLDCDGAALVRHMLHDKKMDAGTLPFLLMKGIGQTYLDKQVSLEDVAAFLNEELAR; encoded by the coding sequence ATGGCTGTGATCCCCGTCGATATCGCCGGTCACCCCTACGAAGTGCGCGTCGGCGCCGGGCTTTTGGCCGAACTCGCCCCGAACTGCCGAGGCAAGCTGCGCAAGCGCGGTGTGCCCATCGTCACCGACGCGAATGTCCATGCGGCTTGGGGCGCGATCGTCGAGAAGTCCCTGCGCGACAACGGGCACGAGCCGCACTGGCGCATCCTTGCGCCGGGCGAACAGACCAAGTCGTGGGAGGAACTCGCCGCAACGGTGAACTGGCTGCTCGATCTGGAAGTCGAGCGCGGCGACCACATCATCGCGCTTGGCGGCGGTGTGATCGGCGATCTGACCGGCTTCTGCGCCTCGGTCCTGAAGCGCGGGTGCCATTTCATCCAGGTGCCGACGACCCTGCTCGCACAGGTCGATTCAAGCGTCGGCGGCAAGACCGCGATCAACACTCCGGCGGGCAAGAACCTCGTCGGCGCATTCCACCAGCCTTCGCTGGTGCTGGCCGACCTGTCCGCGCTGGAAACGCTGCCCGAACGCGACCTGCTCGCCGGTTATGCTGAGGTCGTGAAGTACGGACTGATCGACGACGCGGACTTCTTCGCCTGGTGCGACGCCAATGCAGGCGCCATGCTGGCCGGTGACGGGGCTCTGCGCGAATACGCCGTCGCGCACTCGGTCGCGTCGAAGGCGCGTATCGTCGCCGAGGACGAGTTCGAGACCACTGGCCGCCGCGCGCTGCTCAATCTGGGGCATACCTTCGGCCACGCGCTGGAAGCGGAGACCGGCTTCTCCTCGCGCTTGCTGCATGGCGAGGGCGTGGCGCTGGGCATGGTGCTGGCGGCGCGCTATTCTGCCCGACGCGGGCTGATGCCCACAGTCAGCGCCGAACATGTTGCGCAGCATATCGGCGATATCGGCCTCCCTGCCAGCCTGCGCGCGCTTGGGCTCGACTGCGACGGCGCCGCGCTGGTGCGGCATATGCTGCACGACAAGAAGATGGACGCAGGCACCCTGCCTTTCCTGCTGATGAAGGGTATCGGCCAGACCTATCTCGACAAGCAAGTCTCTCTGGAGGACGTCGCAGCGTTTCTCAACGAGGAACTGGCTCGATAA
- a CDS encoding peptide MFS transporter has product MTAAEAIPELDFPEEAARNDRAFLGHPKGLGYLGLVEACERFSYYSMQTLLTLYMVKYLLVPGRQESIIGLNWVETHLFPGLSGQPLASEIFGTYTALVYLTPILGGVLADLLLGRRAALIAGAVVMSLGHFLMAFEGAFLLALISLVIGVGLFKGNIASQVGELYKPGDIRRAMAFQIFYIFINVSVIAAPLVSGTLGEKVGWHWGFGCAGVVMVLGLLIYLYATPFLPAGSKPVKSSEPRAKFEKGDGPRLLAVLALVPIMGVSLLTNQQIFNAYLVWADQQFQLSFMGETLPTSWMITIDATLSFSMLVAVAAFWAFVGKRTGKEPDELGKMILGCAFIVGGGACLYMAAATQGIAKIGLFWPVMFHLVNSIGFAHLLPVSLALFTRLAPKALNASIVGIYYLAFFGANLAVGKIGTLFETMPTTQFWLLHMGSAAVALVGFGVFRLFFAKRLMA; this is encoded by the coding sequence ATGACGGCAGCCGAAGCGATCCCCGAACTCGATTTTCCCGAGGAGGCCGCACGAAACGACCGGGCATTCCTCGGGCACCCCAAGGGCCTCGGCTATCTCGGGCTGGTCGAGGCGTGCGAACGGTTTTCCTACTACTCGATGCAGACGCTGCTGACGCTCTACATGGTCAAGTATCTGCTGGTGCCGGGTCGTCAGGAAAGCATAATCGGCCTGAACTGGGTGGAAACGCACCTGTTCCCGGGCCTCAGCGGCCAGCCGCTCGCCTCGGAAATCTTCGGCACCTACACCGCGCTGGTCTATCTTACGCCGATCCTCGGCGGGGTGCTGGCCGACCTGCTGCTCGGTCGCCGCGCGGCGCTGATCGCGGGTGCGGTCGTCATGTCGCTCGGTCACTTCCTGATGGCGTTCGAGGGTGCGTTCCTGCTCGCGCTGATCTCGCTCGTCATCGGCGTCGGTTTGTTCAAGGGCAACATCGCCAGCCAGGTGGGTGAACTCTACAAGCCGGGCGACATCCGCCGTGCCATGGCGTTCCAGATCTTCTACATCTTCATCAACGTCTCGGTGATCGCCGCGCCGCTGGTGTCGGGCACGCTGGGCGAGAAGGTGGGCTGGCACTGGGGCTTCGGCTGCGCAGGCGTGGTCATGGTGCTGGGCCTGCTGATCTACCTCTACGCGACGCCGTTCCTGCCCGCAGGCAGCAAGCCGGTGAAATCGTCCGAACCCCGCGCCAAGTTCGAAAAGGGCGACGGGCCGCGCCTTTTGGCGGTACTGGCGCTTGTGCCGATCATGGGCGTCTCGCTGCTCACCAACCAGCAGATCTTCAACGCCTATCTCGTCTGGGCGGACCAGCAGTTCCAACTCAGCTTTATGGGCGAGACGCTGCCGACAAGCTGGATGATAACCATCGACGCGACGCTCAGCTTCTCGATGCTGGTGGCTGTCGCTGCATTCTGGGCCTTCGTCGGCAAGCGCACCGGCAAGGAGCCGGACGAACTGGGCAAGATGATCCTCGGCTGTGCGTTCATCGTCGGCGGCGGTGCGTGCCTCTACATGGCCGCAGCCACCCAGGGGATTGCCAAGATCGGCCTGTTCTGGCCGGTGATGTTCCACCTCGTGAACTCGATCGGCTTCGCGCACCTGCTGCCCGTCAGCCTTGCGCTGTTCACCCGTCTCGCTCCCAAGGCGCTGAATGCCTCGATCGTGGGCATCTACTATCTGGCGTTCTTCGGGGCGAACCTTGCCGTGGGCAAGATCGGCACACTGTTCGAGACGATGCCGACGACGCAGTTCTGGCTGCTCCACATGGGCTCGGCGGCCGTGGCGTTGGTCGGCTTCGGTGTGTTCCGCCTGTTCTTTGCCAAACGGTTGATGGCCTAG
- a CDS encoding thioesterase family protein, whose product MLSLGEMLAGAEPIDGGFALEIGEDWLQGRTAYGGLTSAIALAVAQGVSDDLPPLRSGQLSMIGPLAGRIEARAKVLRQGRNATWVAAELTGEGGVGFTASFVFMRRIESVLSLDHYPLPDGVIPLDEAKPVPTDQAPAFLRNHFEVRFAMPKSALGEADLCWWVRPRERGGLSLEVECLLCGDVLPVAVWPLLGFNVPISSMQWHVNMLDASPTADGWWLIRSTSQFARDGGASEHIMQWSASGAPAIAGMQSVAVFG is encoded by the coding sequence ATGCTGTCGCTGGGAGAGATGCTGGCGGGGGCGGAGCCGATTGACGGCGGTTTCGCGCTGGAGATCGGCGAGGATTGGCTTCAGGGACGCACGGCGTATGGCGGGTTGACTTCGGCCATTGCGCTGGCCGTCGCGCAGGGCGTTTCCGATGACCTGCCGCCGCTGCGCTCCGGGCAGTTGTCGATGATCGGGCCGCTGGCCGGGCGCATCGAGGCGCGCGCCAAAGTGCTCCGGCAAGGGCGCAACGCGACGTGGGTTGCCGCCGAACTGACCGGCGAGGGCGGCGTGGGGTTCACCGCCAGCTTCGTCTTCATGCGCAGGATCGAGAGCGTGCTGTCGCTCGATCACTATCCGCTGCCGGATGGCGTGATCCCGCTCGACGAGGCGAAGCCGGTGCCGACGGATCAGGCTCCGGCCTTCCTGCGCAACCATTTCGAGGTGCGCTTCGCCATGCCCAAATCGGCGCTGGGCGAGGCGGACTTGTGCTGGTGGGTACGACCACGCGAGCGGGGAGGGCTTTCGCTCGAGGTCGAGTGCCTGCTGTGCGGTGATGTGCTGCCGGTAGCGGTCTGGCCGCTGCTCGGATTCAACGTGCCGATCTCGTCGATGCAGTGGCACGTCAACATGCTGGATGCGAGCCCGACGGCGGACGGGTGGTGGCTGATCCGCTCGACCAGTCAGTTCGCTCGCGATGGCGGGGCGAGCGAGCATATCATGCAGTGGAGCGCTTCAGGTGCTCCGGCGATTGCGGGGATGCAGTCGGTCGCCGTCTTCGGCTGA
- a CDS encoding tRNA-binding protein, whose protein sequence is MHLDHDPAAPPGETIGFDDFLKVDIRIGTIVGAEVYEGARKPSYKLRIDFGPGIGEKKSVGQVAALYSPEELVGRQVAAVVNFPVRQIGKALSEVLTLGFADEEGRVTLFSPDKRVPDGSRLF, encoded by the coding sequence ATGCATCTCGACCACGACCCTGCCGCGCCTCCGGGCGAAACCATAGGCTTCGACGACTTCCTCAAGGTGGACATCCGCATCGGCACCATCGTCGGCGCGGAAGTCTACGAGGGAGCGCGGAAACCCAGCTACAAGCTGCGGATCGATTTTGGTCCCGGCATCGGTGAAAAGAAGAGCGTCGGCCAGGTTGCCGCGCTCTACTCTCCCGAGGAATTGGTCGGGCGGCAGGTGGCGGCGGTTGTGAACTTTCCCGTCCGCCAGATCGGCAAGGCGCTGTCCGAAGTGTTGACGCTTGGCTTCGCGGATGAGGAGGGGAGGGTGACGCTGTTCTCGCCCGACAAGAGGGTGCCTGACGGATCACGGCTGTTCTGA
- a CDS encoding acetyl-CoA carboxylase biotin carboxylase subunit, with translation MFKKILIANRGEIACRVIKTARRMGIQTVAVYSDADARAPFVQMADEAVHIGPASAAQSYLIADKIIAACKQTGAEAVHPGYGFLSERTSFAEALAAEGIEFIGPPVGAIAAMGDKIESKKLAKEAGVNVVPGFVGEIEDTEHAVRISNEIGYPVMMKASAGGGGKGMRLAYTEQDVREGFESVKREGLNSFGDDRVFIEKFILNPRHIEIQILGDKHGNILYLNERECSIQRRHQKVVEEAPSPFVTPAMRKAMGEQCVALSRAVGYYSAGTVELIVSGADPTGESFYFLEMNTRLQVEHPVTEAITGVDLVEQMIRVAAGEKLEMTQDDVKIDGWAIENRVYAEDPYRGFLPSTGRLVRYNPPVEGWTDDGAENGRRGIDGIRVDDGVYEGGEVSMFYDPMIAKLITWGETRDEAADKQIAALDAFEIEGLGHNIDFVSAIMQHPRFRSGELTTGFIAEEYPEGFHGAPASDELKVQLAAVAAFVATARADRSRRVEGQLGGPLDPPGEWAVTIDGSTFAVELDEDLLTVNGEEVELELEYTPGDRFVDAEVDGEDLTLKLDVTRTGFRMTTRGAIHKVDCLPAHIAGYTQHMIEKIPPDLSKYLICPMPGLLVSLNVGEGDKVEAGQPLAVVEAMKMENILRAEKSGVVKSVNAKAGESLAVDAIILEME, from the coding sequence ATGTTCAAAAAAATCCTGATCGCAAACCGGGGCGAGATCGCCTGCCGCGTCATCAAGACGGCGCGCCGCATGGGCATCCAGACCGTTGCCGTCTATTCCGATGCCGATGCCCGCGCGCCGTTCGTGCAGATGGCCGATGAGGCCGTCCACATCGGCCCGGCATCTGCGGCGCAATCCTACCTGATCGCCGACAAGATCATCGCTGCCTGCAAGCAGACCGGCGCCGAAGCGGTCCACCCGGGCTACGGCTTCCTGTCCGAGCGCACCTCGTTCGCAGAGGCGCTGGCCGCAGAGGGCATCGAGTTCATCGGCCCTCCCGTCGGCGCGATCGCGGCGATGGGCGACAAGATCGAATCCAAGAAGCTGGCCAAGGAAGCGGGCGTCAACGTCGTCCCCGGCTTCGTGGGCGAGATCGAGGACACCGAGCATGCCGTCCGCATCTCGAACGAGATCGGCTACCCGGTGATGATGAAGGCATCGGCGGGTGGCGGCGGCAAGGGCATGCGCCTCGCCTACACCGAGCAGGACGTGCGCGAGGGCTTCGAGAGCGTGAAGCGCGAGGGCCTCAACTCCTTCGGTGACGACCGCGTCTTCATCGAGAAGTTCATCCTCAATCCGCGCCACATCGAGATCCAGATCCTCGGCGACAAGCACGGCAACATCCTCTACCTGAACGAGCGCGAATGCTCGATCCAGCGCCGCCACCAGAAGGTGGTCGAGGAAGCGCCGTCGCCCTTCGTCACGCCCGCAATGCGCAAGGCCATGGGCGAGCAGTGCGTCGCCCTGTCGCGCGCGGTGGGTTATTATTCGGCGGGCACGGTGGAACTGATCGTCTCGGGCGCGGACCCGACGGGCGAGAGCTTCTACTTCCTCGAAATGAACACCCGCCTGCAGGTGGAGCACCCCGTCACCGAAGCGATCACCGGCGTCGACCTCGTCGAACAGATGATCCGTGTCGCGGCGGGCGAGAAGCTGGAGATGACGCAGGACGACGTGAAGATCGACGGTTGGGCCATCGAAAACCGCGTTTACGCCGAAGATCCCTATCGCGGCTTCCTGCCCTCGACGGGCCGCCTCGTGCGCTACAATCCGCCGGTCGAAGGCTGGACGGATGACGGTGCCGAAAACGGCCGCCGCGGCATTGACGGCATCCGCGTGGACGATGGCGTCTACGAAGGCGGCGAAGTCTCGATGTTTTACGACCCGATGATCGCCAAGCTCATCACCTGGGGCGAGACGCGCGACGAGGCGGCGGACAAGCAGATCGCCGCGCTCGACGCGTTCGAGATCGAGGGCCTTGGCCACAACATCGATTTCGTCTCGGCCATCATGCAGCACCCGCGCTTTCGCTCGGGCGAGCTGACCACCGGCTTCATCGCAGAGGAATATCCCGAGGGCTTCCACGGTGCGCCCGCGTCGGACGAACTCAAGGTGCAGCTTGCCGCCGTCGCCGCCTTCGTCGCCACCGCGCGCGCCGACCGTTCGCGCCGGGTCGAAGGCCAGCTTGGCGGCCCGCTCGATCCTCCGGGCGAATGGGCCGTGACCATCGATGGTAGCACCTTCGCGGTGGAGCTCGATGAAGACCTGCTGACGGTCAATGGCGAGGAAGTCGAACTCGAACTCGAATACACCCCGGGCGACCGCTTCGTGGACGCCGAGGTCGATGGCGAGGATCTGACGCTCAAGCTGGATGTCACCCGCACCGGCTTCCGCATGACCACGCGCGGCGCGATCCACAAGGTCGACTGCCTGCCCGCACATATCGCCGGTTACACGCAGCACATGATCGAGAAGATCCCGCCGGACCTCTCGAAGTACCTCATCTGCCCGATGCCGGGCCTGCTCGTCTCGCTCAACGTGGGCGAAGGCGACAAGGTCGAGGCCGGTCAGCCGCTCGCGGTGGTCGAAGCCATGAAGATGGAGAACATCCTGCGCGCCGAGAAGTCGGGCGTGGTGAAGTCCGTCAACGCCAAGGCAGGCGAAAGCCTTGCGGTGGACGCGATCATCCTCGAGATGGAGTGA
- a CDS encoding alpha/beta hydrolase, whose translation MIDRAGSMLLALSCLLSVPGAAIAAAPAPTPITIGQTHLVAFADDDLRQVNVYLPEGYAAGTEHYPVLYLIDGGLSQDFLHIAGTSALNAIWGRSLPVIVVGIESKDRRAELIGSAGNAAQHKQYPTAGQSARFRAFLREKVKPLVEADYRTNGDDGVIGESLAGLFIVETWLREPGLFHRYAAIDASLWWDDAALANAAAGLLAANRGTAELYLTYSNEGPDTAIAAQRVASSGGSLVCLSPREDLTHATAYHVVSPQALQFLFPTDNKHDPEWGFEVTCSKKS comes from the coding sequence GTGATCGACCGGGCGGGATCAATGCTGCTGGCGTTGTCCTGCCTCCTTTCCGTGCCGGGCGCTGCGATTGCCGCAGCGCCTGCGCCCACTCCGATCACGATCGGACAAACACACCTCGTTGCCTTTGCCGACGACGATCTGCGTCAGGTCAACGTCTACCTGCCCGAAGGCTATGCGGCCGGGACCGAGCACTATCCGGTGCTCTATCTGATCGACGGCGGTCTTTCCCAGGACTTCCTTCACATCGCGGGGACAAGCGCACTCAACGCGATCTGGGGGCGCTCGCTGCCGGTCATCGTCGTCGGGATCGAGAGCAAGGACCGCCGCGCCGAACTGATCGGCAGCGCGGGCAACGCCGCGCAGCACAAGCAGTACCCGACCGCCGGACAGTCCGCACGGTTCCGCGCTTTCCTGCGCGAGAAGGTCAAGCCGCTCGTCGAAGCCGACTATCGCACCAACGGCGATGACGGCGTGATCGGGGAATCGCTGGCGGGGCTGTTCATCGTCGAGACGTGGCTGCGCGAGCCCGGCCTGTTCCACCGCTATGCCGCCATTGACGCGAGCTTGTGGTGGGATGACGCGGCGCTTGCGAATGCCGCTGCGGGTCTGCTCGCGGCGAACCGCGGGACGGCTGAGCTATATCTGACCTACTCCAATGAGGGGCCGGATACCGCCATAGCCGCACAGCGCGTGGCCAGTTCGGGCGGCTCGCTGGTCTGCCTCTCGCCGCGCGAAGACCTGACTCACGCGACGGCGTACCACGTCGTTTCGCCGCAGGCGCTGCAGTTCCTTTTTCCGACTGACAACAAGCATGACCCTGAATGGGGCTTCGAGGTGACATGTTCAAAAAAATCCTGA
- the bioB gene encoding biotin synthase BioB: MTDTPSITPRNDWTREEIAALFDLPFTELVFRAAEVHRASHPANEVQLSTLLSIKTGGCVEDCGYCSQSVSANSGVKATKLMEVQQVLQRAAQAADQGSTRFCMGAAWRNPKDRDMPAIIEMVKGVRAMGMETCMTLGMLTPEQADMLSDAGLDYYNHNIDTSPERYDQVITTRTMEDRLDTLSNVRMAGINVCSGGIVGMGETRADRVGFVHTLATLPDHPQSVPVNALVPVKGTVLGDMLADTPLAKIDDVEFVRTVAVARITMPLSMVRLSAGRESMSEMTQAMCFMAGANSIFTGDKLLTAPNAGDDNDLAMFARLGIKPMAIELTPAQVEAQRMPKGCAKLEAAE, encoded by the coding sequence ATGACCGATACCCCCTCCATCACCCCCCGTAACGACTGGACCCGCGAGGAAATCGCGGCGCTGTTCGACCTGCCGTTCACCGAGCTGGTCTTCCGCGCCGCCGAGGTTCACCGCGCCAGCCATCCGGCGAACGAGGTGCAGCTTTCCACGCTGCTCTCGATCAAGACCGGCGGGTGCGTGGAGGATTGCGGCTACTGCTCGCAGTCGGTTTCGGCCAACAGCGGCGTCAAAGCGACCAAGCTGATGGAGGTCCAGCAGGTTCTCCAGCGCGCGGCGCAGGCGGCGGATCAGGGTTCGACCCGCTTCTGCATGGGGGCCGCCTGGCGCAACCCCAAGGACCGCGACATGCCCGCCATCATCGAGATGGTGAAGGGCGTGCGCGCCATGGGCATGGAAACCTGCATGACGCTGGGCATGCTGACGCCCGAACAGGCCGACATGCTGAGCGATGCGGGCCTCGACTACTACAACCACAACATCGACACCTCGCCCGAACGGTACGATCAGGTCATCACCACGCGCACGATGGAGGATCGCCTCGACACGCTGTCGAACGTGCGCATGGCGGGCATCAACGTGTGCTCGGGCGGCATCGTCGGCATGGGCGAGACGCGCGCCGACCGCGTAGGCTTCGTCCACACGCTGGCGACGCTGCCGGATCACCCGCAGTCGGTCCCGGTCAACGCGCTGGTGCCGGTGAAGGGCACGGTGCTGGGCGACATGCTGGCCGACACTCCGCTCGCCAAGATCGACGACGTTGAGTTCGTGCGTACCGTCGCGGTGGCGCGCATCACCATGCCGCTCTCGATGGTACGCCTGTCTGCGGGGCGCGAGTCCATGTCGGAGATGACGCAGGCGATGTGCTTCATGGCCGGCGCCAACTCGATCTTCACCGGCGACAAGCTGCTGACCGCGCCCAACGCGGGCGACGACAACGACCTGGCGATGTTCGCGCGCCTCGGCATCAAGCCCATGGCCATCGAACTGACCCCGGCGCAGGTTGAAGCCCAGCGGATGCCAAAGGGCTGCGCGAAGCTGGAGGCTGCCGAGTGA